GATCTCGCCCGTCACATAGTCGTGCCCGACCCATTCGAGGTTCATCAGGTTGTAATGCACCGCGCGATGTTTGGGGTTATAGATCAGGTTGTTGACCATCAACACCTGCGCCCCGCCCTTTACCAGCGGCGCGCGCTCGACATTATGCGCCCAGATATTGCGATAAAAGACGATCCCCGTCGCATTGTCGTGGATCAGCGATCCCTTGCTATGCTCGCCCTTCGGATGGCTCGCATCGGCGAGTCCCTCGGCGGCGAGATTGTTCGAAAAGGTGATATTGTGGCTCGTCCCCTTGCGCCATTCCTCGACATTCTTGCCGGTGAAGCGCGGACCCGACGCCGACATATTCTCGTCGATCGCCCACAGGAAGGTGCAATGGTCGACGATGACATTCTGTGCCGCGACGGTCGAAAAGGCGTCGGCCTCCCAGCCGCTGCGCTTCGGCTGGCCGTCGGCGCCGGTATAGACGCGCAGATGGCGCATCACGACGTCGTGCGTCTTCACGTCGATGCCGGTGCGGATCAGGGTGATGCCGGGGCCGGGCGCGGTCTGGCCGGCGATCGTCAGATAGGGATGGGTGATGTCGATCGTCCTGCGGCCCATGTCGATCACGCCGCCGACCTCGAACACGACGATGCGCGGCCCCGGCGTCTCAATCGCCGCCTTCAGCGACCCCGGACCATCGGGCGCCAGCGTCGTTACGCGCAGGATCTTGCCGCCGCGCCCACCCGCCGTCGCCGCCGCCGGACCGACCGCGCTGGGGAAAGCCGATGGCGCGGCGTCGGTTGCCAATGCCGGCGCACCCGGCATCGCAAGCGCCAGAAAAAGCGCAGTAATCCAAGGTTTCCGGCGCATATTTCTCTCCCTCTTCTTTGGGTATTGACACGGCTGCCCGTATCCTTCAATCTTCCTGACACCGGTTACCCCAATCGGTCAACGAGAAAATATTTCCAAGGGAGAGGGTCTGATCCGGTTCGCCACACTGGTTGGCGTCCGCCATCGCTCTCTGAAAAAATCAAAGGATGGCGCGATTCGCCAAATCGCTCCATCCAATAAAGTAACCGGTGTCATTTCTTGCACGAGCGAGATCCGGGGCGATTAAGGGAGGATGATAATGGCTATTCATGCAATGCGGAGCATTCGCACTTTGACCCGGCTGGCGTGCGGCGCATCGCTTGCGGCGTTGACCGTCGGGCCGGCCTGGTCGCAGGACGCCGCCGGCGAGGCCGTCGCGAGCGAAGACGAGATCGTCGTCACCGGCTTTCGCGCATCGCTCGACAAGGCGCTCGATCAAAAGCGCGATTCGATTTCGGCGGTCGATGTCATCGTCGCGGAGGATATCGCGAAATTCCCCGACCAGAATCTCGCCGAATCGCTCCAGCGCATCCCCGGTATCTCGATCCAGCGCGACGCCGGCGAAGGCCGTGCGATCACCGTGCGCGGGCTCGGCGCGCAATTCACCCGCGTCCGTCTCAACGGGATGGAAACGATCGCGACCTCGACCGACGGCGCCTCGGCGAACCGCGATCGCGCGTTCGACTTCAACGTCTTCGCCTCCGAACTGTTCACCTCGCTCGTCGTCCACAAGACGGCATCGGCCTCGCTCGACGAGGGTTCGCTGGGCGCCGTCGTCGATCTCAACACCGGCAATCCGCTCGGCGGCAAGGAAGGGTTGACGCTCGTCGGCTCGGCGCAGGCGCGCTACAATGATCTGACCAAGGATGTCGATCCGCGCCTCGCGGGCCTCATCGCCTGGACGAACGCCGATCGCACCTTCGGCGTGTCGGCGTCGATCGCCTGGTCCGACTATGGAACGGACGAGCTTGGCAACAACACGGTGCGCTGGGCGCAGGCGCCGTTCCGCAGCGTCGATGGCGTGACCTGTCTTTCGGGTTCCGATTTCGTCGCCAATCCCTCGGACGGCTGCATCGAGGTCGCCGAAGCCTTTCACCCGCGCATTCCGCGCTATGGCCTCGTCCACCACGACCGCTCGCGTCTCGGCGCGACGGCGTCGATCCAGTTCGAGCCGAGTGAGAACACCAGCATTTCGATCGACGGCCTCTATTCGAAGTTCAAGGAAACGCGCGACGAATATTGGGGCGAAGTGTTGCTGCGCAGCAACGAGCGCTCGATCGACCTGTCGAACTACACGATCGATGCGAATAACAATCTGATCGCGGCCGACCTCGACAATGTCTATGTCCGCACCGAACGTTATTCGCGCCAGAGCGAGACCGAATTCTACCAGATCTCGGGCCGGCTGGAACAAAGGCTGACCGATACGCTGGGGGTGAACCTGCTCGCGGGCTTCTCCAAGTCGCAGGCCGATATTCCGGTCGAAACGACGCTCGCCTTCGACGATCGCGATGCGACCGGATACCGTTTCGACTACTCCAACATGAAATATCCGGTGCTCAGCTTCGGTCCCGGGATCGAGGACCCGGCGGCGTTCGAGCTTGCCGAATTCCGCGATCGCCCCTCGTACCAGACGAACAAGTTCAAGACCCTCGCCGCCGACTTCGACTGGGACGTCGCCGACCGGTTCAAGCTGCTCGCGGGCGGCTTCTATCGTCAGTTCGATTTCGACACCGTCCAGTTCAGCCGCGACAGCACCTATTGCGCGGCCTTCACTTGCGCGCCGGGTACCAACGGCCTGCCGGTGACATCGGACATTGCCGAAATCTTCAACCTCGGCGATGCGGGCCAGCCTGACGGCAACACCAACGCGTGGGTCGTTCCCGACCTCGACGCGGGCACCGCACTGATCGACCTTTATGGTCGTCCTGCCGTGCTTCAGGAGGGGCAGCAGCGCGCGGTCACCGAAAAGACCTATGGCGGCTGGTTCATGACCGAATTCGAAACCGACCTGCTCGGCATGCGCCTGACCGGCAACGCCGGGGTGCGCTACGTCAAGACCGACCAGTCGTCGTCGGGATTCACCGGGGGCTCGTTCGTTACCGTCAAACGCAGCTATGACGACTGGCTGCCGTCGTTCAACGTGAATCTCCACCCGACCGAGACCATCATCCTGCGCGGAGCGATCGCGAAGGTGATGACGCGCCCGACACTGGGCACGCTGTCGCCCAGCGCGTCGGTCGATCAATTCAACTTCCGCGTCACGACGGGCAATCCCTTTATCGAACCATATCGGGCAACGACCTTCGATCTCGCGGCCGAATGGTATTTCGCGCCGGGCGCCCTTGCGTCGGTCGCGCTGTTCGCGAAGGATATCGAGAGCTTCCCGCTCGGGACCTCTACCCAGGGCACTTTCGCATCGAGCCCCGTGCCGTTGCCGCCGCTCACGCCCGGAACGCCGGCATATATTGCGGTTGTTGACGGCGCCGATCCCAACCGGGAATTCGAATATCGAACGACCGGTAACGGGCCGGGGGCCAATTTGAAGGGCGTGGAACTGTCGTTGCAGCTGCCCTTCTCGGTCTTCTCGGACTCGCTGCGCCACTTCGGCGTGCTCGGCAACGCGACCTTCGTGAAGAGCGATGTCGATTACACCGTCCCCGGTCCGCTGGCCTATGATCCGACTGACAACCGGCTCGAAGCGCAACCCGCGGACACCTATACCCAGCCGCTGCTCGGGCTCGCCAAGCGTGCGTGGAACGCCACCGTCTATTATGACGACGGCAAATTCTCGATCCGCACCTCTGCGGCGTGGCGCAGCGGCTACAACGACAGCACCAGCGGCAACAACAATATCTTCGAAGGCTATGGCAGCTCGTTCAACGTCGATGCCTCGATCCGCTATCAGGTGACCGAGCAGCTCGAACTGTCGATCGAGGGCACCAATCTGACCGACGATTATCGCTATCGCTTCAACGATATTTTCGCCGAGCGCAATTACGAGAACAACCACTACGGCCGCACCTTCCTGTTCGGGGCGCGGTTCAAGATCTGACGCGAAGGGTTCGTCCCGGTGGGGCCCGGTTCCGTCTTCAGGGAACCGGGCCTTTCTTTTTTCAGGAGAAAGAGGTGACCGATCGCCGCGACATGCTCAAGCTGGCCGGAGCCGGGCTGCTGGGGACAGGTTTCTCGGGCTTCGGTGCCCCCGCCGCCTTGGCAAGGGCACCGGCAGCGCCGGCTCGCTCCGGCCCCGCGCCGGCGGGGGCGAAGGGCTTCGACGGCCAGCGCAAGGCCGACCTCGGCGACGGGCGCTTCCTCAATCCGATCATGGCGGGCGACCATCCCGATCCGTCGATCCTGAAGGATGGCGCCGACTATTATATGACCTTTTCGACCTTCGACAGCTATCCGGGTCTGGTCATCTGGCATTCGCGCGACCTGGTGAACTGGCGCCCGATCGGCCCCGCGCTACGCAAGAATATCGGGTCGGTATGGGCACCCGAACTGTGCAAGCACGGGGGCCGCTTCTATCTCTACATTCCGACCAAGGGCCCGAACACGAGCTGGGTGATCTGGGCCGACCGGATCGAGGGTCCGTGGAGCGAACCGATCGACCTGAAGCTGCCCGACCATATCGACCCCGGCCATGCGGTCGGCGAGGACGGCTCGCGCTGGCTGTTCCTGTCGGGCGGCGACAGGGTAAGGCTCTCGGACGATGGCCTCGAACGCATCGGCGAGCCCGAGCATGTCTATGATCCGTGGCGCTATCCTTCCGACTGGGTTGTCGAAGGCTTCGCGCCCGAAGGGCCGAAGATCACGCGGCGCGGCGATTATTATTACATGATCACCGCGGTCGGCGGCACGGCGGGGCCGCCAACGGGCCATATGGTGATCGCGGCGCGGTCGAAATCGATCCACGGTCCATGGGAAAATTGCCCCGCCAATCCGCTCGTCCGCACCAGATCGGCGGTGGAAAAATGGTGGTCGCGCGGCCATGCGACGCTCGTCGAAGGACCGGCGGGCGACTGGTGGAGCGTCTATCACGGCTATGAGAATGGTTACTGGACGCTCGGGCGGCAGGCTTTGCTCGATCCCGTAGAATGGACCGATGACGGCTGGCTGCGCATGAAAGGCGGCGACCTGTCGCGGCCGATCGCGAAACCGAAAGGCGGCACGGTCGCAGGGCCGCACGGCATGGCGCTGTCGGACGATTTCGCGGGCCTCGCGCTCGGCGCGAAATGGAATTTCTTCAAGCCGGCGCCGGACGAAGCCGGTCGCGCGCACGTCGAGGATGGGGCGCTCATTCTGAAAGCGCGCGGCACGGCGCCGGTCGATTCCTCGCCGCTGCTGCTGATCGCCGGCGACCAGGCGTACCGGTTCGAATGCGATATCGAGATCGCGCCGGGCGGCACGGCAGGGCTCATCCTCTTCTACGACGAAAAGCTTTATTGCGGGCTCGGCTTCGATGGCGCGCGGTTCGTCACCCACCAATATGGCATCGAACGCGCACGGCCCGCCAACCCGCATGGGACGCGGATGCGGATGCGTGTCACCAACGACCGCCATATCGTCACCTATGACACCAGCGGCGACGGCGGAAAGACATGGGTTCGCTTCGACCGCGGCATGGAGGTGTCGGGATATCACCATAATGTGCGCGGCGGCTTCCTGATGCTGCGCCCCGGCCTCTATTCGGCGGGGCAGGGCGAGGCGCGCTTCCGCAACTTCACCTTCAGGGCGCTCGATTAAAGCGTCACACCCGACTTCCAGATCGCGATATCGCGCTCCTCATTGGCTTCGGCCTTCGTCGCTCCGCCCGAGGCGGTGGCGGCGATGAGGTCGAGCAGCGCGCCCGACGCAGCATCGAAACCTGCGACGAGCACCTGTCCCGCATCGAAGTCGATCCACCCCGCCTTGCGCTGCGCCAGCGCGCTGTTGGAGGCGATCTTGAGCGTCGGCGCCGGAAAGCCGAGCGGCGTGCCGCGGCCGGTGGTGAACAGGATAATCGTCGCGCCCGCCGCGGTCAGCGCGGTCGAAGAGACGGCATCATTGCCCGGCGCCTCGAGCAAGGTCAGGCCGGGCAGCATGGCTTCGCCGCCATAGCGCCGGACATCGACGAGCGGCACCTTGCCGCCCTTCTGCACCGCGCCGAGCGATTTTTCCTCGAGAGTCGTGATCCCGCCCGCGACATTGCCCGGCGAGGGATTCTCGCTCACCGGTTCGCCGTGGCGAACGAAATAATTCTTGAAATCGCGAACGAGCGCGACGGTGTCGTCGAACACGTCGCGCGATACCGCGCGGTCCATCAGCAGCTGCTCGGCGCCGAAAATTTCGGGTATTTCGGTCAGCACCACCTTGCCGCCTGCCGCCGCCACGGCATCGGCCATGCGCCCGACGAGCGGGTTGGCGGTGAGGCCCGAGAGGCCGTCGGAGCCACCGCATTTGACGCCGAGCACCAGCTTTGCGAGCGGCACCTCGCTGCGCGGCTGGTCGGCGCACCGCTGGGCCAGCTCGTCGACCAGCGCGAGGCAGGCGGCTTCGTCATCCTCGACCGCCTGCGCCGACAGGGTCCGAATATGCGCGCGGCGCTCGTCCGGGATCAGGTCGAGCAGCGCGCCGAGCTGGTTGCTTTCGCATCCGAGCCCGACGATCAACACCCCGCCGGCATTGGGATGCTGCGCGAGCGCCGCGAGTAGCGCGCGCGTGTGACCGAGATCGTCGCCAAGC
This genomic interval from Sphingopyxis chilensis contains the following:
- a CDS encoding pectate lyase family protein → MRRKPWITALFLALAMPGAPALATDAAPSAFPSAVGPAAATAGGRGGKILRVTTLAPDGPGSLKAAIETPGPRIVVFEVGGVIDMGRRTIDITHPYLTIAGQTAPGPGITLIRTGIDVKTHDVVMRHLRVYTGADGQPKRSGWEADAFSTVAAQNVIVDHCTFLWAIDENMSASGPRFTGKNVEEWRKGTSHNITFSNNLAAEGLADASHPKGEHSKGSLIHDNATGIVFYRNIWAHNVERAPLVKGGAQVLMVNNLIYNPKHRAVHYNLMNLEWVGHDYVTGEITAIGNVMRGGNDTDEGLPFLMLGGDGDLDYYGEDNLAVDRHGNALPEFGRYGETQAKLIRAKAPLAPVDGYKILPVRDVETSVLSTAGARPWARGAEEIRVLFFVAEGRGDIIDDEREVSAYPKVEAPVRARFVEQDWDLATMEPKSGRYPGQTAPMPQEHLSARDRESRGEAQ
- a CDS encoding TonB-dependent receptor; this translates as MAIHAMRSIRTLTRLACGASLAALTVGPAWSQDAAGEAVASEDEIVVTGFRASLDKALDQKRDSISAVDVIVAEDIAKFPDQNLAESLQRIPGISIQRDAGEGRAITVRGLGAQFTRVRLNGMETIATSTDGASANRDRAFDFNVFASELFTSLVVHKTASASLDEGSLGAVVDLNTGNPLGGKEGLTLVGSAQARYNDLTKDVDPRLAGLIAWTNADRTFGVSASIAWSDYGTDELGNNTVRWAQAPFRSVDGVTCLSGSDFVANPSDGCIEVAEAFHPRIPRYGLVHHDRSRLGATASIQFEPSENTSISIDGLYSKFKETRDEYWGEVLLRSNERSIDLSNYTIDANNNLIAADLDNVYVRTERYSRQSETEFYQISGRLEQRLTDTLGVNLLAGFSKSQADIPVETTLAFDDRDATGYRFDYSNMKYPVLSFGPGIEDPAAFELAEFRDRPSYQTNKFKTLAADFDWDVADRFKLLAGGFYRQFDFDTVQFSRDSTYCAAFTCAPGTNGLPVTSDIAEIFNLGDAGQPDGNTNAWVVPDLDAGTALIDLYGRPAVLQEGQQRAVTEKTYGGWFMTEFETDLLGMRLTGNAGVRYVKTDQSSSGFTGGSFVTVKRSYDDWLPSFNVNLHPTETIILRGAIAKVMTRPTLGTLSPSASVDQFNFRVTTGNPFIEPYRATTFDLAAEWYFAPGALASVALFAKDIESFPLGTSTQGTFASSPVPLPPLTPGTPAYIAVVDGADPNREFEYRTTGNGPGANLKGVELSLQLPFSVFSDSLRHFGVLGNATFVKSDVDYTVPGPLAYDPTDNRLEAQPADTYTQPLLGLAKRAWNATVYYDDGKFSIRTSAAWRSGYNDSTSGNNNIFEGYGSSFNVDASIRYQVTEQLELSIEGTNLTDDYRYRFNDIFAERNYENNHYGRTFLFGARFKI
- a CDS encoding family 43 glycosylhydrolase; its protein translation is MLKLAGAGLLGTGFSGFGAPAALARAPAAPARSGPAPAGAKGFDGQRKADLGDGRFLNPIMAGDHPDPSILKDGADYYMTFSTFDSYPGLVIWHSRDLVNWRPIGPALRKNIGSVWAPELCKHGGRFYLYIPTKGPNTSWVIWADRIEGPWSEPIDLKLPDHIDPGHAVGEDGSRWLFLSGGDRVRLSDDGLERIGEPEHVYDPWRYPSDWVVEGFAPEGPKITRRGDYYYMITAVGGTAGPPTGHMVIAARSKSIHGPWENCPANPLVRTRSAVEKWWSRGHATLVEGPAGDWWSVYHGYENGYWTLGRQALLDPVEWTDDGWLRMKGGDLSRPIAKPKGGTVAGPHGMALSDDFAGLALGAKWNFFKPAPDEAGRAHVEDGALILKARGTAPVDSSPLLLIAGDQAYRFECDIEIAPGGTAGLILFYDEKLYCGLGFDGARFVTHQYGIERARPANPHGTRMRMRVTNDRHIVTYDTSGDGGKTWVRFDRGMEVSGYHHNVRGGFLMLRPGLYSAGQGEARFRNFTFRALD
- a CDS encoding UxaA family hydrolase, translated to MTGENGIEAVRVHGADNVATAIADIAAGSILSADGRLRAAAAVGRGHKIALAPIARGAAVIKYGFPIGIATADIAPGEHVHSHNLATALTSEGDYRYVPGASDTKPEAPPAWTFRGYVRSDGRVGTRNEIWILPTVGCVGNLAARVARIAGERHAGRVDGVHAFKHPFGCSQLGDDLGHTRALLAALAQHPNAGGVLIVGLGCESNQLGALLDLIPDERRAHIRTLSAQAVEDDEAACLALVDELAQRCADQPRSEVPLAKLVLGVKCGGSDGLSGLTANPLVGRMADAVAAAGGKVVLTEIPEIFGAEQLLMDRAVSRDVFDDTVALVRDFKNYFVRHGEPVSENPSPGNVAGGITTLEEKSLGAVQKGGKVPLVDVRRYGGEAMLPGLTLLEAPGNDAVSSTALTAAGATIILFTTGRGTPLGFPAPTLKIASNSALAQRKAGWIDFDAGQVLVAGFDAASGALLDLIAATASGGATKAEANEERDIAIWKSGVTL